In Spirochaeta thermophila DSM 6578, the following proteins share a genomic window:
- a CDS encoding TIGR03936 family radical SAM-associated protein codes for MGYAFDRLRKALHSVRQPGRYVGGEYGAITEEFSPDDLTIAICFPDLYEIGMSNTAIYYLYDLLNRIPGVHCERVFAPAPDFERSLSDHGLLLYGLETRTPLREFDIVAISVGYELGFTNIATILRAGGVAVEGARRSLAGDPVILMGGPGATNPLPFASLVDAVFIGEFEAIYPDLLYRLRDEKRKGGDRDAILQVLGEDPHVWMPGKQKAKRAIWMGFGEPRIYSYRPVPNIPAVQDHAVVEIMRGCPQGCRFCHAGIFYRPQRVKSPSAIHEEVRHLHENLGYREITLASLSSGDYPGIFDLVRSLNREFAGRHLSFSLPSLKVSTFALELLEEIGKGKKSGLTFAVETPYPEGQRGLNKEVELEKVISILQRAKEKGWRLAKFYFMVGLPYSIEDEREAERIVEYIETISRATRISIHMNIGTFVPKPHTPFQWAPQLSYEEAKRRIFQVRDRLKRYKWVKVGFHNPLQSVLEGLLSRGDERVGALFLEAWERGARFEAWDEYLNEELWMSLLEREKQLVEEVLRGRPESGELPWGCVDLGVSRHFLKREWKRAQKGEMTAPCDVPCDHACGVCSRKVHLKHTPEEPLQPSSNARVSSTEDIGIASTYKPHHSDDLEEVLIFFEKKGGLSYVPHRAMLGVFERSFIRAGMRIEYSRGFSPHPRMEFLRPLPVAVSSLCEVVRLRAALSTLPDHGTLADSFPPGIDVWGIVKKNFSGSLTPLYAGELYRLSGIDHKQLEHVLEKIQHAERGASSPEVLPEFSLVEGDILLYIPVEGGVNLKALLSELHPHEGLAILREDMLLRDAGRCFSVYDLPGRFNLQALLWRPPRGSRVPLVSFSEMRSLFP; via the coding sequence ATGGGGTATGCCTTCGATCGTTTGAGAAAAGCGCTTCACTCTGTGCGGCAGCCTGGGAGATACGTCGGTGGTGAATACGGTGCAATCACGGAGGAGTTTTCTCCGGATGATCTCACCATTGCCATCTGTTTCCCCGATCTCTATGAGATCGGAATGTCCAATACCGCTATATACTATCTGTATGATCTCCTCAATCGCATCCCGGGTGTGCACTGTGAGAGGGTCTTTGCACCCGCCCCTGACTTTGAGCGATCCCTTTCGGATCATGGATTACTCTTGTACGGCCTCGAGACACGTACCCCTCTTCGAGAGTTCGATATCGTGGCGATATCTGTTGGATACGAACTCGGTTTCACCAATATAGCTACCATACTTCGAGCGGGTGGTGTGGCTGTAGAAGGAGCACGCCGGAGTCTTGCCGGAGATCCGGTGATACTCATGGGGGGGCCTGGAGCCACGAATCCCCTTCCGTTTGCTTCCTTGGTCGATGCTGTGTTCATCGGCGAATTCGAGGCCATCTATCCTGATCTCCTCTATCGTCTCAGAGACGAGAAGAGAAAGGGGGGAGACAGAGATGCCATTCTGCAGGTCCTCGGCGAGGACCCCCACGTGTGGATGCCGGGCAAGCAGAAGGCAAAGCGTGCGATCTGGATGGGATTCGGAGAACCCCGGATCTATTCGTATCGACCTGTTCCGAATATACCCGCGGTGCAGGATCATGCAGTGGTGGAAATCATGAGGGGTTGCCCACAGGGATGCAGGTTTTGCCATGCAGGGATCTTCTACAGGCCCCAGAGGGTGAAGTCTCCTTCCGCGATCCATGAGGAGGTGAGACATCTCCACGAAAATCTCGGTTACAGGGAGATCACCCTTGCTTCTCTCAGCAGCGGGGATTATCCCGGGATCTTCGACCTCGTCAGGTCACTCAATCGGGAGTTTGCAGGGAGACATCTCAGTTTCTCCCTGCCTTCTTTGAAGGTCAGTACATTTGCCCTGGAGCTGCTCGAAGAGATAGGAAAGGGCAAAAAGAGTGGACTCACGTTTGCCGTAGAAACGCCTTATCCTGAGGGACAGAGGGGGCTCAACAAAGAGGTTGAGTTGGAGAAAGTGATTTCCATACTCCAGCGAGCGAAGGAGAAAGGATGGCGGTTGGCGAAGTTCTACTTCATGGTAGGGCTCCCGTATTCGATCGAAGACGAGAGAGAAGCTGAGCGAATCGTGGAATACATAGAAACGATCTCTCGTGCAACGCGTATTTCCATTCATATGAACATCGGCACCTTTGTCCCCAAACCCCATACACCTTTCCAATGGGCTCCTCAGCTCTCCTATGAGGAGGCGAAGAGAAGGATCTTCCAGGTGAGGGACCGTCTCAAGAGATACAAGTGGGTGAAAGTGGGTTTCCACAATCCGCTTCAGTCAGTACTTGAAGGGCTTCTTTCCAGAGGTGATGAAAGGGTAGGGGCTCTCTTCCTGGAGGCATGGGAGAGGGGTGCCCGCTTCGAAGCATGGGATGAGTATCTGAACGAAGAACTCTGGATGAGCCTCCTCGAACGGGAAAAACAGCTTGTAGAGGAGGTGCTCAGAGGACGTCCGGAAAGTGGTGAGCTCCCCTGGGGATGCGTGGACCTGGGAGTCAGTCGTCACTTTCTCAAGAGGGAGTGGAAACGAGCGCAGAAGGGTGAGATGACCGCTCCTTGCGATGTGCCTTGTGATCATGCGTGTGGGGTGTGCTCTCGAAAGGTCCATCTGAAACATACCCCGGAAGAACCTCTCCAGCCTTCTTCGAATGCTCGAGTCTCTTCAACGGAAGACATCGGGATAGCGTCCACCTACAAGCCTCATCATTCGGACGACTTGGAAGAAGTGTTGATTTTCTTCGAGAAAAAAGGGGGGCTTTCTTATGTTCCTCATCGAGCGATGCTTGGAGTGTTCGAACGATCCTTTATCAGGGCCGGGATGAGGATAGAGTATTCCAGAGGTTTCAGCCCGCATCCAAGGATGGAATTCCTGAGGCCTCTTCCGGTTGCGGTCTCTTCGCTATGTGAAGTGGTGAGACTTCGTGCTGCGCTTTCGACACTACCCGATCATGGGACCCTGGCAGACAGTTTTCCTCCAGGGATCGATGTGTGGGGTATAGTGAAAAAGAATTTTTCCGGATCTCTCACTCCTCTCTATGCAGGAGAGCTCTACAGATTGAGCGGCATAGATCACAAACAACTTGAGCATGTCTTGGAAAAGATACAACACGCTGAGAGAGGTGCCTCTTCTCCGGAGGTGCTTCCCGAATTCTCCCTCGTCGAGGGCGACATTCTCCTGTACATTCCCGTGGAGGGGGGGGTGAATCTGAAGGCCCTGCTGTCCGAACTGCACCCTCACGAGGGGCTTGCCATCCTTCGTGAGGACATGCTCCTGCGAGATGCGGGACGATGTTTCTCCGTGTATGATCTCCCTGGACGTTTCAACCTTCAAGCTCTGCTTTGGCGGCCTCCCAGAGGGAGTCGAGTTCCTCTGGTGAGCTTTTCTGAAATGAGATCCCTTTTTCCTTGA
- the mazG gene encoding nucleoside triphosphate pyrophosphohydrolase yields MKNEPRKTKEAIVKEILAIPLQEGAPLASREELSSLLYDIIKFLRSPEGCPWDRTQTLISVLPNLLEEVYELWTALFAERTEEVEEEIGDVYLNALMFMIIAEDLGYFSSEEVLYRVIQKLYSRHSHVFGEAKAANAEEALENWNSEKRKEHKPPSSVSPDELPPLSTSHVKEHLSGIPPFDAAYLLQKILAEYNFDWPTYTGPLEKTKEEINEIETVLEKAPHDRESLKKEVGDLLFSVLNLSRKLDIHPSEALLSTLESIFSRLESMERMLKEKGISFQKSSPEELDSLWEAAKAELEG; encoded by the coding sequence ATGAAGAACGAACCCCGGAAGACCAAGGAAGCCATCGTAAAGGAAATTCTTGCCATCCCCCTCCAGGAAGGAGCACCTCTCGCATCTCGCGAGGAACTGTCTTCTTTATTATACGACATCATAAAGTTTCTCAGGAGTCCCGAAGGTTGCCCCTGGGATCGCACACAAACCCTCATCTCCGTGCTCCCGAATCTCCTGGAAGAAGTATATGAACTCTGGACCGCTCTCTTTGCCGAACGCACGGAAGAAGTCGAAGAGGAAATCGGAGACGTCTATCTCAACGCCCTGATGTTCATGATCATCGCAGAGGATCTGGGATACTTCTCCTCCGAAGAGGTCTTGTATAGAGTGATCCAGAAACTCTATTCTCGTCATTCACACGTCTTCGGGGAAGCGAAAGCCGCCAATGCCGAAGAAGCTCTCGAGAACTGGAACAGCGAAAAACGTAAGGAACACAAGCCTCCCTCCTCGGTCTCACCGGATGAACTTCCTCCCCTCTCCACTTCCCACGTCAAAGAACATCTCTCCGGCATTCCCCCTTTTGATGCTGCGTACCTTTTGCAGAAGATTCTTGCCGAGTACAACTTCGATTGGCCTACCTACACCGGACCCCTGGAAAAAACAAAAGAGGAGATCAATGAGATCGAGACCGTTCTCGAAAAAGCACCTCATGACAGAGAGAGTCTGAAGAAAGAGGTTGGAGACCTTCTCTTCTCTGTTCTCAATCTCTCACGAAAACTCGACATTCACCCATCCGAAGCCTTACTGTCAACCCTTGAGAGTATTTTCTCCAGACTGGAGTCGATGGAGAGGATGCTCAAGGAAAAAGGGATCTCATTTCAGAAAAGCTCACCAGAGGAACTCGACTCCCTCTGGGAGGCCGCCAAAGCAGAGCTTGAAGGTTGA
- a CDS encoding adenylate/guanylate cyclase domain-containing protein gives MKRIKTGCAGFLIATGIFLLFLLLKETTAIFDRWELKVLDTHFKLKTLTTSRKIKEGVEVRAQNPNISPDILIIGIDFRTLSDIGRWPFDRSVHAKLVSRFARIRDQQQRERAVFLDIFFVEPQEEAFNDALLVKSIEENGRVFLDTVLELNPPPPAYEEVLHRRQETLFEEYGLITRIEGDWESIPAFYGLQPPLIPYGKAAKGYGHANFVEDYDKVFRRQPLIAKQSRLVRLIPLPELTTDFSIDRSKFERLAWVDTEGREHPIPYPLTEEILQKLQVEMEKKAPPKEIDLDGDGTIDGEFFVVRYYRDYFLPAITLSLALEYMHKRPSDVEVVLGEYIRIPDPQKYNPKTGEWEPYTIVARPAETDENGRIVKPAEEKTIHELRIPIDEWGNMIINYMGPPSSSDGYQTFPVRPYVGYVKGALPEDPSKGPRAIAPNKIIMVGPFAKGMAADEKPTPLGLMYGVEIHANALNTILMSQFIVPIPWWADIVFLLGIIYFIAFLSSRKSILLSAILTVLFLLVLFLAITVAFDLSGVLVPFSSTGTAGLFTFFAIVVYRVMTEERDKRRIREMFSKYVSPRVVDQLIDMESLPELGGVDKELTVFFSDIRGFTTLSETMTPQELVNHLNEYLTVMTDIILDLEGTLDKYVGDEIMCFWGAPIPQEDHALRACICAIRQMKALEELNAKWPPEKRLNIGIGINSGIMTVGNMGSPGRMNYTLMGDNVNLGARLEGTNKTYMTNIIISEYTYSLVKDKVIVRELDNIRVKGKNKPVLIYELIDVRDDS, from the coding sequence ATGAAACGGATCAAAACAGGATGTGCCGGCTTTCTTATCGCCACAGGGATTTTCCTCCTCTTCCTCCTCCTCAAAGAGACCACGGCGATCTTCGACCGATGGGAACTCAAGGTACTCGATACCCATTTCAAGCTCAAGACTTTGACCACCTCCCGGAAGATAAAAGAGGGAGTAGAGGTCCGCGCCCAGAATCCCAACATATCCCCCGACATACTCATCATAGGAATCGATTTCCGAACCTTGAGTGACATCGGCAGGTGGCCTTTCGACAGATCCGTCCATGCGAAACTGGTGAGCAGATTCGCTCGTATCAGGGATCAGCAACAGAGGGAACGGGCGGTGTTCCTCGACATCTTCTTTGTAGAGCCGCAGGAAGAGGCCTTCAACGACGCCCTCCTCGTAAAGAGCATCGAAGAGAACGGCCGCGTCTTCCTCGACACCGTGCTTGAACTCAATCCTCCGCCTCCTGCCTATGAGGAGGTCCTCCACAGACGGCAGGAGACACTTTTCGAGGAATACGGGCTGATCACACGGATCGAGGGAGACTGGGAATCCATCCCTGCCTTCTACGGGCTTCAACCACCTCTCATCCCGTATGGCAAAGCCGCAAAAGGATACGGTCATGCGAATTTCGTGGAAGACTATGACAAAGTGTTTCGTCGCCAGCCGCTCATAGCCAAGCAGAGCCGGCTGGTGAGGCTCATCCCCCTCCCAGAACTCACCACGGATTTCTCGATCGACAGGTCCAAATTCGAACGTCTCGCGTGGGTGGATACGGAGGGGAGGGAACATCCCATCCCTTATCCTCTCACTGAGGAGATTCTGCAGAAATTGCAGGTGGAGATGGAGAAAAAGGCCCCGCCCAAGGAAATAGATCTGGATGGAGACGGCACCATCGACGGAGAATTCTTCGTGGTAAGATACTACAGGGACTATTTCCTGCCGGCGATCACCCTCTCACTCGCCCTCGAGTACATGCACAAACGGCCCTCGGATGTGGAAGTGGTACTCGGCGAATACATCAGGATACCTGATCCTCAGAAGTACAATCCGAAGACAGGGGAGTGGGAGCCCTATACCATCGTAGCGCGTCCTGCGGAGACGGACGAGAACGGCCGGATCGTGAAACCCGCGGAGGAGAAGACGATCCACGAACTTCGGATCCCCATAGATGAATGGGGCAATATGATCATAAACTACATGGGTCCCCCGTCCTCTTCAGATGGATACCAGACATTCCCGGTCCGCCCCTATGTGGGGTACGTCAAAGGTGCCTTACCGGAAGATCCTTCAAAAGGCCCGCGGGCGATAGCTCCGAATAAGATCATCATGGTGGGGCCCTTCGCAAAAGGGATGGCGGCCGATGAGAAGCCCACTCCGCTGGGATTGATGTATGGAGTGGAAATCCATGCAAACGCCCTGAACACCATACTCATGAGTCAGTTCATCGTACCCATTCCCTGGTGGGCGGACATCGTCTTTCTCCTCGGAATCATATATTTCATCGCCTTCCTCAGCAGCCGGAAATCGATCCTCCTTTCAGCGATACTCACCGTTTTGTTCCTCCTCGTCCTGTTCCTTGCGATCACCGTGGCATTCGATCTGTCCGGCGTACTCGTCCCGTTCTCCTCCACGGGTACCGCAGGGCTCTTCACCTTTTTTGCAATCGTCGTATATCGTGTGATGACCGAGGAGCGTGATAAGCGACGGATAAGAGAGATGTTTTCAAAATACGTGAGCCCCCGTGTCGTGGATCAACTCATAGACATGGAATCCCTCCCGGAACTGGGGGGAGTAGACAAGGAACTCACCGTCTTCTTCTCCGATATCAGAGGGTTCACCACGCTCTCTGAGACCATGACCCCTCAGGAGCTCGTAAATCACCTGAACGAATATCTCACGGTGATGACCGACATCATCCTGGACCTCGAAGGAACGCTCGACAAATACGTAGGAGACGAGATCATGTGTTTCTGGGGGGCCCCGATCCCGCAGGAAGATCATGCCCTCAGGGCCTGCATATGTGCCATCAGGCAGATGAAAGCCTTGGAGGAACTCAACGCGAAATGGCCTCCCGAAAAACGACTCAACATCGGGATAGGAATCAACTCGGGGATCATGACGGTGGGCAACATGGGTTCCCCTGGACGGATGAACTATACACTCATGGGCGATAACGTGAATCTCGGAGCACGCCTCGAGGGTACGAACAAAACCTATATGACGAATATCATCATAAGCGAATACACCTACAGCCTCGTAAAGGACAAAGTAATCGTACGAGAACTCGACAATATCAGGGTGAAAGGGAAGAACAAACCGGTACTCATCTATGAACTCATCGACGTACGAGACGATAGCTAG